One Tachysurus vachellii isolate PV-2020 chromosome 14, HZAU_Pvac_v1, whole genome shotgun sequence genomic window, GATTTTTAGACTAAACTGTGTTCCAGATCCACTGCCACTGAAACGATCTGGAATCCCAGACTGACGAGTAGATGCAGCATAGATCAGGAGTTTAGGAGCTTCTCCAGGTTTCTGCAGGTACCAGTGGAGGTAACTGCTAACACTCTCACTGGTTCTACAGGTGAGAGTAACAGATTCTCCTGGAGAAACAGACTGAGATCCTGGAGACTGAGTCAGGACGATTTCCCCAAAAGACTCTAAAGAAAAGGATTCAGagttaaaataatgaaacagatgtagtaatgagtgtgagagtgatgtgatgatgtgtatgaataataaaagtaaagagaATGTCTCACGGTGAGCGAGGAGTCCCAGTGTCCCCAGCAGGAGACTCAGTACCATCATCATTGTGCTGCGTGTCAGTGGCTCTGAAAGGACTGAACACACTCTGATCAGCACTACAGCTCTTaaagtgtgtgtagcagtgacacagaacacatatgcaaacaccacaacagtgtgtgtgtgtgtgtgtgtgtgtgtgtgtgtgtgtgtgtgtgtgtgtgtgtgtgtgtgtggtcactggAGTGTAACAGAGGTTTTTGTACGACGGCTTCATTAGAATGTATCACTGTGGTACACTTTTGGTGGAGGAACCAAACTCATCATCAGTAAGTCTCTCTTCTTTATTCAacattctattcatttatttttattgtttatcaaAATATTAAAGTTTAGACAAATAGAAAAATGTGGACATCATAAagaatttctgtttgtttattcatttattcatttgtatgtcTTTATAATTTGGAGATAAGGAATGTGGAGTATGTTTTGATGATGAGACagtttcagtaaaataaaaataagatagaGGAAATTAAAAATCAGGAGTTAGCTGTTAGCTGAATAAGTAGACAGTGTGTTCATCAGTAAACAGCACTTTCACATTCACAGCTTCTGAAGTTCATATTGTGTGCTGTGAAGGACATGGTAGAAAACTTCATCCTGTGTCTGTTAGCCTTCTGTCATGTTACTGATGGACTGATTTTGAATCTGGAAACAAAGATAAACAGTGTGTAGAAAGGtggatgtggtgtgatgtggttatTTCTTTCACTGAACTGATTTCTCAGCCTCTTTGCCAGATATGTGATTTGTGTAATGGAGTAAATCTTCTTCTCTGGAAACTCAAAGGGAAGGTGTGATGTTTTCCAGCCCTGACTGTGTGGAATATCAGTGTATTTCCATCAGcagtggatttatttttctgtagcaCTACATGTACAATAACAGAAGGACTCAGGAGGACTGGAACACACTCCCAGAATAAAGGCCATCAAAGTCCGAGTGTCTCCACAATAGAACGAGGAACTAGGAAATGTTCTCCTGCTGTGTAGTTCTACTGAAGTGCAGTGATGTGAAGAAGCAGTAATGAGTAAATGTTGTGTAAgcgtgtgtaaaggtgtgtttattgtgtgtttgtggtctaCAGAAGGTCCCACGGTGAAGCCCTCCGTGTCTCTgctccctccctcctctctgCACCAGTCTGAGGAATCGGCCTCGCTGCTCTGCCTGCTGTCTGCCTACTCTCCACAGGGGGCGTCGGTGAGCTGGACGGTGGACGGCTCGGCGGTGAAGGACGGGGTCTTGACCAGCgcagaagaacagaagaaggACGGTTACACACGCAGCAGTACCCTGACCCTCAGCAAAGCACTCTGGGAAAAGGGGGAGGAGTTTGTCTGTACGGTCTCCCACGAGGGCGTGGATCATCCGGTCACGTTCAGAAAGAGCCAGTGTTAAGGCTAACAGCTCCAAGATagaactgaacactgagctgctTACACATCCATCTACAATAGAGTTTCAGTTCTACACAatgctgacatttctgtctttactctCTTCACTGTCCTGTTGCTCTTCCTGTAGTTTTGCTCTGCTGAAataaagcttcattttggacattgtgtgttcttttcttgGAGTTAATAGTCATTATCAgtgtgaggagagagtgtgtttagctGTAGATTCAGGGCTGTGTGTTGTGCTTCAGTGAGTTTGGATGAAGAAAGTTGAACATCTGGTGAAAGTGCTGCTCTATTCTGGGAGAAAGAGGATCACTCAGCCGTCTTCATGTAAATCTCACTTCCTCTACACTGCTCTCTGATTTCCTGCTTAAAActgactctgtgtgtttatctgggTGTGGAACAGGAAGCTGCTTTCATGTCTTTCTTTAGAGCAGGATTTATGGTTGAGGTAACTGACAGTTACAGTTTCATTAAACTGATGATTTATAAGAATTGCAAATCATAAGATTTTAATAACTAATCAATTAttgctttaattaatttaatagacAAACACTGAATCTCTTAAAGCTTGAACAGAAATTAGCAAAGCCTAAAAACCTGGGCGtgtaaaaatgggcgtgtacagggcgggatatgaggctggttcacgtacgcacatctgcagGAACATTGTTACaggtgtgcgtacgcacggttttataaatcggaatattttttggcgtacgctatttttggcttttggatgtacgtaaacttttagtagggatcctacacacagttttataaatgagaccccaggtcttaaataacaaattaaataaatgtttgcacCAAAAAGTGTGTTATTTAATGTCTAAGCATTGGAAGTTTTATATAGCTTTACACATGAGACAACAGTGAGGTCACTAGATGCCTACAAGAGACAAACAACAAGTCACAGAGGAAACCAGTCACTGAAGAAGGAGAACTGAGCTCAGGATAAATCAGACAACTCCAAAGGGTCCAGAGAAATGAATCAGGATGCAgtaatgttaaaaacaaacatttatttcacattaatctGGTGAATGGACCACATGGTATACAATATAAGCAGCTCTGGATTTTGTTCAttctaaaaacagaaatgttttttcatcACAACTACCAGATGTTGCGTACATGCATACGTACGTACAGAAGACTAACATTTTATTAgagattaatgaataaaattagtTCATTACAGCAAGGAAAGGAAAAATCTCCTGAGGTTATACAATGGGGACGACACTGTAGCTGCCGATTCCACACTGATTGTTgtttctctggagtctcatatATCCTCCTTCTCCCCAGTTAACACCCCAactggaaaagagagaaaggggcaTTTTATCCAGTGGGGTTATAATCCATCATTTTCTTACTATATCAaaaaaactttgtgtgtgtgtgtgtatgtgtatatatgtttgtgtgtgtgtttctgtgtgcatgtttgtgtatatgtttgtctgtgtttgcgtgtgtgtgtatatatgtttatgtgtgtgtgtgtgtgtgtgtgtgtgtttaacctgTTTTTGACCAGCCAGTATTGTTGCCCATCTTCTTTTCCATATCCAACCACAAGAACTGCGTGATTCAGTGGTTGAGCTTCAGAACAGTAATTGTAAatacctaacacacacagacacacacacacacacacacacggctcttCAGAACTGTTCACAGATCATCTGGTTTAGACTAGAGGAACCCATCAAAAAGTCATGAGGTTTTTAATATTAAGCACATAATTGAGCAGTCAGTTACAAAGGTGGACTGTTCTTTAACACCAGGATCATGTGGTTCTTCATAAAGCATTTACAGTGTTCATGTATCTGTACTAACTGTTTGCTCAAACTCATGGAGGAGTTCAACTATAGtatttttgttaatataaattaattaattagcagATACATGTAATAATTGTGTGATTAATTAAACAGTCCATTGTTCAGAACACTACTTTTCATTATCTAATATAACGACACAATCATCATATCTGTAAAGTCTTGAACTGTTCTGTTAAAAAACTGCAAAACACGTCAGACAAAAATACTACAGAAGACACTAGTGTTATTATTACAGGTACAGAGACACTAGTAACATTATGGTGTCATTTTTACAGCCATCTCTGTCAGTGTGGCATACAATAATTTACTGTAACTCAGActgaagacttttattttgtagttgtttattttaaatgtttaatttaaatatagtaGGTTTGAGATATTAATGATCCATATGCACATACAGTTCATTATAAACAACTGACAATTGTCCTGTGTGTCTCACCAGTCTTGTAATGGTAAAATGTGGAATTGTTAGCATTAATTCCTACTGCGACCGGCCCGATGTTAGCCACCACCTTCTGCAGCTCAAACTCATTATAACGCTGAAGAACCCGGAAACCAGAACAGCGTCCATATTTATGACTAGGGAAGCAAAATCCAACCTACACAATGAAATATTATGTGACAACAAGGTTATATGTGTGGCTCATTCTTattaaaccattaaaataacattaatagtaatgattttatataataaacatgtagataagaaatataacaaaatatcattataaagataataatgttaacgttgcacaattttatttcattttctgttaAAAGATTCTCATCACTGCAATGGGTCTAAATATCTTAATGTATGTTATGTCGTAATTTAAAGaactaataaatgaaatatgtgtAACCAGGTGGGAGAAGCTGACATGTGCTGCAAGAGACTGGATATCTGAGTTGTgtcttaaaggtgaggtgcacgatgtttgaaaaatgcttcagaaaactgagtcgggccgacaaacaaaacaaatgtgtagccaatgagcagaaaggggcgtgtcttgtcattatgcggtggagagagtgtttagtgcacatgtgtgacattagcagaaagcgattcaAACACTGACATGGTGGATACCTTGCATTACCTCTGcttcgggttctaggtgttgaacgtcgtcttccgcgtgaaacggagctaaacctttcacggtacaacacacagtactacaaaaacacatttgtattaccatagtattactcattgtgttcatttattgataaaaatatccccccagcaggttccaccataatagttgtctgggttacgtatgtatgtgtggggcggagctataaaaacaggggtgacacccatttgggttaggggcgtgtttgttttggtgatttcaaatgtcaacattggctttcaaacattgtgcacctcacctttaaagtTAGGGTCTCCgttccaatctgtgaatatgtgaccaacttcctgctccttcagttctctccagcgctggaaagctgatcctatattaacacgtcctacttcttaccttatcgtaagtctttcttcactttctttctttgtttttatcctccatgttaatgttaaaaccgctttctgctaatgtcacacatgcgcactgaacactctctccgcccatattgacaagacacaccccttaatgctcattggctacacattagttttgatttttgtttagtttgtcggcccaacgcagttttctggagcatttctcaaacattggagaccccacctttaagtgggACAgtttggtgaacctgggattcaaactcatgaccttccggtcagtagtccaacaccttaaccactaggctaattTTACTAATTCTGTAGAAGTGATTCATGAGCCATGTGGATGCATGTTTATTGAAACAAGAACAATTACAATGTTGTTGAAATGCTATTTGTTCCACATGTGAAGGGAAAgttgtattttgtttcttataTCTTATGCAGAAAAGTAACGGGTTTGGTCACATGCCATGTTAGCGAACACGTGTGCCACGTGGTGATAAATAGAAAGTTTGAGTCATTTCAGCTCACATTGTTTCCTATATAAGACGTGTTGTCTGTTGTAATGTCTCAGAGGTGTTACTCATGTCTGAGAATGTGACATGTTATTGATTTCATGTACTTTCATGTTACTGGAGCAGCCTTATGGTTTTCTGTGCTGTCAAatgtttgtcagtgtgtttgtcctACAGGATTAAGGGCTGCTACCGTTGTCTGTTATGATTTATGAGTTTGTTTTATACCCAGAATTGATATCTAGAGTTGATTTCTATGTATAAGATTTGATATCTAGGATTGATATCTGTTTGGTTTCTAGGTTAGTTATTTACTTAATACAGTTTTGTCTGGAAATGAGACAGATCCATTCTGATATAAGACAGACTTTATTGATTTTCAGTAACTTCAGATTAGTTTTACACTTCATACTTTAATTTCCCCAAATCTTCATAATTAACTCTGCACTGTTTAACATGTAATCTGGAATAAAAGATCTCCTGTTTATTGAGTCCTGTGACATAACTGATACACAGCCTGGGCtacatataaaaattaaaactgtaataggaaataaataaaatacaattattaactaaatattcatgaataataataataatcaaaaattaAGTCTCCATGACTGATGTTCTCATCCTCTATAACATTTGTAAAGGACTGtttacacacagagaaataaagtttgactttgaaTGAAATCCTTCACACATC contains:
- the LOC132857314 gene encoding cathepsin S-like, producing MSLNPRFTKLSHLKVGFCFPSHKYGRCSGFRVLQRYNEFELQKVVANIGPVAVGINANNSTFYHYKTGIYNYCSEAQPLNHAVLVVGYGKEDGQQYWLVKNSWGVNWGEGGYMRLQRNNNQCGIGSYSVVPIV